In one Sesamum indicum cultivar Zhongzhi No. 13 linkage group LG12, S_indicum_v1.0, whole genome shotgun sequence genomic region, the following are encoded:
- the LOC105175429 gene encoding serine/threonine-protein phosphatase 7 long form homolog → MHRPERVVRQFGMRQNVPESTDTRDMSLHQISRKNHAGADWSLQHIQYINRWQRRYDTVVHRPLISNRRETERGYWEWYYNITRNFVSSSTDRRVESGYQPGEAPMLQVVANEVNALETLCRSRPPNIEGYSQLVDRFEHGLHIIREAITQQPQQIASPSDDAPTHPTGKEEVLAKCQLVQLNVVILGWI, encoded by the exons ATGCATCGTCCCGAACGAGTTGTTCGCCAATTCGGGATGAGGCAGAATGTACCAGAATCGACGGATACCCGTGATATGAGCCTCCATCAGATTTCCCGTAAAAATCACGCGGGCGCAGATTGGTCTCTGCAACACATACAATACATCAATAGATGGCAAAGACGATATGACACGGTTGTACATAGGCCACTCATTTCTAATAGAAGGGAAACAGAACGAGGTTATTGGGAGTGGTACTAcaacataacaagaaatttcgTGTCGTCATCTACTGATAGACGTGTGGAAAGCGGGTACCAACCTGGAGAAGCACCTATGTTGCAAGTTGTG GCAAATGAGGTGAATGCCCTTGAAACTTTATGTCGATCTAGACCACCAAATATCGAAGGATATAGTCAATTGGTGGATAGATTTGAACATGGGTTACATATTATCAGGGAGGCTATAACCCAACAGCCACAACAAATTGCTTCTCCATCCGATGATGCTCCCACACATCCCACAGGCAAAGAAGAAGTTCTAGCCAAATGTCAACTGGTTCAGTTGAATGTCGTGATTTTGGGGTGGATATAG
- the LOC105175428 gene encoding GLABROUS1 enhancer-binding protein-like, with translation MAKNREPEKPVESETESGEEEDDIATSEDAGSQDSDSEPDLAQVSKKPLSSTQATPKKAQPQSSSKPQPQPPSSSDEEESGSESESDSDEPDPNVKPIASKPMENEQKSSDGARKLRSKPIASDIVTPARSTAAKRPAEEKETETKDAKKSKKKAEPDTSEKKSTDDSKKLLFQRLWSEDDEIVILKGMIDYVTKKKSDPVADLNAFHDFIKKNLHVDVTRTQLQDKIRRLRRKYVNNKSKEKEGKDRTLSKPHEQKAYELSEKIWGNESGKENGVEKVMGSPKVNGSALRKTPSKRPNTGENEEAKDVKSVEVVNSDPERLLPAKRVNSGGVTVEERILRIGAEYFESGKGLEREKEWKKLSVEEIEVYLRQLEVKTAQAKLVLDAVKSGGH, from the coding sequence ATGGCTAAGAATCGGGAACCCGAGAAGCCCGTCGAATCCGAAACGGAATCCggggaggaagaagatgacaTAGCTACTTCTGAAGACGCTGGCTCGCAGGATTCCGACTCCGAACCCGATCTGGCGCAAGTTAGCAAAAAGCCCTTATCCTCAACACAGGCAACTCCCAAGAAAGCCCAACCTCAGTCCTCCTCTAAACCCCAACCGCAGCCGCCTTCATCCTCTGATGAGGAGGAGTCTGGATCTGAATCGGAGTCAGATTCCGACGAACCAGACCCGAACGTCAAGCCCATAGCATCCAAGCCCATGGAAAATGAACAGAAATCCAGTGACGGCGCTAGGAAGCTCAGATCCAAGCCCATTGCTTCGGATATCGTAACTCCTGCTAGATCCACCGCCGCAAAACGCCCTGCCGAAGAGAAAGAAACGGAGACTAAGGATGCTAAGAAGTCGAAGAAAAAGGCCGAGCCCGACACTTCCGAGAAAAAGTCTACTGATGATTCGAAGAAATTGCTTTTCCAGAGGCTTTGGAGTGAGGATGACGAGATTGTGATTTTGAAAGGGATGATAGATTATGTGACCAAGAAGAAGTCCGATCCGGTTGCTGACTTGAATgcttttcatgattttattaagaaGAATTTGCATGTGGACGTGACTAGGACTCAATTGCAGGATAAGATTAGGAGGCTGAGGAGGAAGTATGTGAACAATAAGAGCAAAGAGAAGGAGGGTAAGGATAGGACCCTCTCGAAGCCACATGAGCAGAAAGCTTACGAGTTGTCCGAGAAGATTTGGGGGAATGAGAGTGGGAAAGAAAATGGGGTTGAAAAAGTGATGGGAAGTCCGAAAGTGAACGGTAGTGCACTGAGGAAGACTCCAAGCAAGAGGCCTAACACGGGTGAAAATGAGGAAGCTAAGGATGTGAAGAGTGTGGAGGTTGTGAATAGTGATCCGGAGAGGCTGTTGCCAGCCAAGCGAGTGAATTCTGGTGGTGTGACTGTGGAGGAGAGGATTTTGAGGATTGGGGCAGAGTATTTTGAAAGCGGAAAAGGGCTCGAGCGGGAAAAAGAATGGAAGAAGCTGAGTGTCGAGGAGATAGAGGTCTACCTGAGGCAGTTGGAGGTGAAGACTGCACAGGCAAAGCTTGTTCTGGATGCTGTGAAGTCCGGGGGTCACTGA
- the LOC105175392 gene encoding uncharacterized protein LOC105175392, which translates to MPAVWFALKRSLQCKSEQGDVCEPNGRNLSNISTKKSSGGWSGCSRSIANLKDVVIHGSKRHTEKPPICSPRSIGSSELLNPITHEVMLNNSTCELKISAGSGFQGGGGDDAVSKFVGMLKPGTPGPGRFHVARGHRTGVLGSPIRRTSSSLSRRSSGFGAISTKPRSSFGVESHGALFCHKCGERFVRWEAVEEHHLSKHAVTELVEGDSSRRIVEIICRASCTRPDNHSGGVERILKVHNMQKTLAQFEEYRELVKIKASKLPKKHPRCLADGNELLRFHGSTVECSLGMKGSSSLCTSDKCRVCRILRYGFSTKKELSEGVGVFTASTSGRAFDSIQVLDGNPSLRKALIVCRVIAGRVHRPVENIQDIVGQSGFDSLAGKVGVHSSIEELYLLSPRALLPCFVVIYKT; encoded by the exons ATGCCTGCTGTTTGGTTTGCTCTGAAGAGGTCTTTGCAATGCAAATCTGAACAAGGAGATGTCTGTGAGCCAAATGGTAGAAATCTGAGCAACATTTCAACAAAGAAAAGTAGCGGGGGATGGTCCGGTTGTTCGAGGTCTATTGCAAACTTGAAAGATGTTGTGATTCATGGGAGTAAAAGGCACACGGAAAAGCCGCCAATTTGCAGCCCGAGATCCATTGGAAGTAGTGAACTTCTGAACCCAATAACCCATGAAGTCATGCTTAACAATTCAACCTGTGAGCTTAAAATAAGCGCCGGATCTGGTTTCCAGggaggtggtggtgatgaTGCTGTTTCTAAGTTCGTTGGCATGTTGAAGCCTGGAACTCCAGGCCCTGGACGGTTTCATGTTGCGCGGGGACACAGGACGGGCGTATTAGGCAGTCCGATAAGGAGGACATCGAGTAGCCTGTCCAGGAGGAGTTCTGGATTTGGTGCTATTTCGACAAAGCCAAGGTCTTCTTTTGGGGTGGAATCTCATGGAGCTCTGTTTTGCCATAAATGTGGTGAGCGATTTGTCAGATGGGAAGCTGTGGAGGAACATCATCTCTCCAAACACGCGG TTACTGAACTGGTTGAAGGAGATTCATCGAGAAGGATTGTCGAAATTATATGTCGAGCCAGCTGTACCCGCCCCGATAATCACTCAGGTGGAGTAGAGAGGATTCTGAAGGTCCACAACATGCAGAAAACACTAGCCCAATTCGAGGAGTACAGAGAACTAGTGAAAATCAAAGCCAGCAAACTCCCCAAGAAACATCCACGCTGCTTAGCGGACGGGAACGAGCTGCTGAGATTCCACGGCTCAACCGTAGAATGCTCTCTAGGCATGAAGGGCTCGTCCAGCCTCTGCACATCCGACAAATGCCGAGTCTGCCGAATTCTAAGGTACGGGTTTTCAACCAAGAAAGAGCTCAGTGAGGGTGTTGGAGTGTTCACCGCTTCAACTAGCGGCAGAGCATTCGACTCAATCCAAGTATTAGACGGTAATCCATCCTTAAGAAAGGCCCTGATAGTCTGCAGAGTGATAGCAGGCAGGGTGCACAGGCCTGTGGAGAATATACAAGACATCGTTGGTCAATCAGGATTTGATTCATTGGCAGGAAAAGTAGGCGTCCACTCAAGCATTGAGGAGCTGTATTTGCTCAGTCCCAGAGCTCTCCTTCCTTGCTTCGTGGTGATCTACAAAACTTAG
- the LOC105175390 gene encoding uncharacterized protein LOC105175390, with product MVKNADVVVCLLIMVMDIVAGVLGIQAEVAQNKAQNLRVWIFECRDPSYQAFKLGLAAVVLLCLAHVLTNLMGGCIFIRSKEELDGASPNKQLAAASLFMAWIMLAIAFILLISGTLANSKSRKDCGIAHHRQLSIGGILCFIHGLFAVAYYVSAAAVIQEERKEHPHESQDNKPNQQGVPA from the exons ATGGTGAAAAATGCAGATGTTGTCGTATGTCTTCTGATCATGGTTATGGACATTGTAGCTGGTGTTCTTGGTATCCAGGCGGAGGTTGCTCAGAATAAG GCTCAAAACCTGAGAGTATGGATTTTTGAGTGCCGAGATCCCAGCTACCAGGCTTTCAAACTTGGATTGGCTGCAGTGGTGCTCCTGTGCCTAGCACATGTTTTAACCAACTTGATGGGAGGATGCATCTTCATTAGATCTAAAGAAGAATTGGATGGAGCTTCTCCAAACAAGCAGCTTGCTGCTGCCTCCCTCTTCATGGCATG GATTATGTTGGCCATTGCATTCATCTTGCTAATCTCAGGAACATTAGCAAACTCAAAATCTAGAAAGGACTGTGGAATCGCCCATCATAGGCAACTCTCCATTGGAGGGATTTTGTGCTTTATTCATGGACTATTTGCGGTTGCCTACTATGTTTCTGCAGCAGCAGTCATTcaagaagaaaggaaagagCATCCACATGAAAGCCAAGACAACAAACCAAATCAACAAGGAGTACCTGCCTGA
- the LOC105175391 gene encoding protein HEAT-STRESS-ASSOCIATED 32: MAGYRWKTFFEEEDRPEKPRRYGVTEVRGPHCSLFSQNLLQDVFESMGQFVDGLKFAGGSHSLMPRSYVKEVTDMAHRHNVYVSTGDWAEHLLRKGPSAFKDYIDECKQLGFDTIEIDAGSLGVPEEVLLRYVRLVKSGGLRAKPLFAVKFSKSDIPAKTDRAFGSYVVPTPRTSELVEDVDLLIRRAERCLEAGADMIMIDADDVCREADSVRADIIAKVVGRLGLEKTMFEASNPKASEWFIKQYGPRVNLFVDHSQVMDLECLRGRNLGKDHTSILGSSYFLF; the protein is encoded by the exons ATGGCAGGCTACCGATGGAAGACCTTCTTTGAAGAGGAGGATCGTCCTGAGAAGCCAAGAAGATATGGTGTCACCGAAGTGAGGGGACCCCATTGCTCCCTTTTCTCCCAGAACCTCCTCCAG GATGTCTTTGAGTCTATGGGACAATTTGTTGATGGCTTGAAGTTTGCTGGAGGCTCTCATAGTTTGATGCCTAGAAGTTATGTGAAAGAAGTAACTGATATGGCACATAGGCACAATGTCTATGTGAGCACCGGTGACTGGGCCGAACACCTACTGCGCAAAGGTCCTTCTGCCTTCAAAGACTACATTGAT GAATGTAAGCAATTGGGTTTTGATACCATTGAAATCGATGCTGGATCACTTGGAGTCCCTGAAGAGGTCCTCTTGAGATATGTGAGGCTGGTGAAGAGTGGAGGTCTTAGAGCTAAGCCTTTATTTGCTGTAAAGTTCAGCAAGTCAGATATACCCGCGAAGACTGATAGGGCATTTGGATCTTATGTGGTGCCAACACCTCGGACTTCAG AGCTTGTTGAGGACGTAGATCTTCTGATTAGAAGGGCTGAAAGATGCCTTGAAGCTGGGGCAGACATGATAATGATTGATGCTGATGATGTCTGCAGAGAGGCTGACTCTGTCAGGGCTGACATTATAGCAAAAGTTGTTGGCCGTCTAGGGCTTGAGAAGACCATGTTTGAAGCATCAAATCCTAAGGCATCTGAATGGTTCATCAAACAATATGGGCCAAGG GTGAATCTTTTCGTGGACCATTCTCAAGTAATGGATCTGGAGTGTCTTCGAGGTCGTAACCTGGGGAAAGATCATACATCTATTCTTGGTTCAtcatattttctgttttaa